A window of Chitinophagaceae bacterium genomic DNA:
CCCAACCATCACCCTTTTTCTCAAACATCCCCTGCAAATAACTCTCAAAAAGCGCTTTCGCATTTTTAAGATTATGTTCGGCATTGGATTTTGCCTTGTCTATGGCGGCAAAGCAGGTGTCTAAAATGGAAACAATGCGTTGTTGTTCGGGGAGAGGTGGTAGAGGGATTTTTGTATTTCTAATTTTTATTTGAGAAATATTTGGCTGTGCTCCTCCAACAGCTTGTGAAACTAACTCTTCTTTTTTAGAAAGAAAGCAATAGAATAAATATTCAGGAATAGTTTTATTATTAGGTAGAATTCCACAAACAGCTTGATTTGTACAAGCTTCAAATTTTAGAATACCAACTTGACCCGCTGTTGCTCCATACATTGCCACTAAGACTGTATTTATTGGAAACAATTTTGCAGATGAATTTTTTAATCCTTTTTCAGTGATAAAATTCCTTGCTTTAAAAATTTCACCTTGACTTACTTCACCACTCATTAGCCAAGGAATAGTTCCACCTTCGTAATAATCTTTATGTGCTTTCAGTGGCGTTCCACCTGCACCTGTATCACATACTTCCCCCAACTTCTTTATTTCCCAACCTTCCTTCATATTGTCTGCATTAAGATTTTTAGGATTAGAAGATTTTAGGATTTTACCATTTTTCTTTTTAGCCATCTTATCATCCTTAAATCCCTTTAATTCTAATTCTGACATTTTTACCTGCTTCATATCAATCCCTTTATTTCATTCATAATTCCTTCCACCGACTTGGCTTCCAACTTAGAAAACGCAAACCACTTCTTACCCAAATCTTTTAACGAAGCACCTAAGTGATAGACATCTTTACCGTCAATAATCAAAAAGCGGTCGTGGCTTTGGGTAAAAGGTTTTGCCTCAAATCCTCCATACTGTTCGTTGGCTATTTTTATGTCCAATTTCAATTGTTTGTTAATGGTTTTAGTGAGAAGTAAAGCATTTACCCCTTTACCTTTCTTCGCTAAGTGGGTTAGGGCATTCTCATCTATATAATTATCTATCAATACAATGCTCTTTTTGGCTGAGCGGATGATTTTAGATGCCAATTCATAAGCATCAAAGACTTGCCCGTCAAAAAATACGCCTTGATTGGGGATTTGGTGGGTACTCACGTGCAGTTCAATTTTATCTACTTTATTTCTCAAGTCTTCAACATTATCTTCCAAACGGTTCATTCTGTTGTTGATGGCATAGCCTTTAAGCAAGTAATCCTTTAAGACACGTGTTGCCCAAATTCGAAACTGAGTTGCTCGCACGGAATTCACTCGATATCCGACTGATAATACAGCATCAATATTGTAATACTTTACTTTGACATTTTGTGTTTTTCCTTTAATTGCTCCGTGTGGAGTGGTATGTTCCAAAATGGAACTAACCACATTTTCGTCAAGTTCACCCGCCTTAAAAATATTGCCTAAATGCTTGGTAATAGCCGGACGCTGAGTGCCAAACAATTCAGCTATTTGCTGTTGGGTAAGCCAAATGGTTTCTGTTTTTTCGTCAATTCTTACCTCAATGTGTTCGGCAAGTTCATCAGGACGATATAGAATAATTTCGTCTTTCATGCTAAATCAAATGCTTGATTGAATCTAAAATTTCCGCACTTTCATCATCCAAGGCTTTTATTTCTTCCAAAATTTCCTTTGGTGTTCGTATGGCAGCTTCTTCTTTTTTAAAGGGGTTTTTTACACTCAAATCAAAAGTACTTTGGTCAATATCTTTGATGTTTACCGTCCAGGAGTTTTCACTATCGGCAGTCCCTTCAGCTTCGCTCATGGCAAGCTTTTGTAGTTCAACAAACTCTGTTAAATCCTTTTCGTTAAGCGGATTGGTCTTTCCTAAGTTACGTCCCGGGTTCAACTGGTAAAACCACACCTTTTGTGTCGGTTTTCCTTTTTCAAAAAACAACACTACAGTTTTTACGCCTGCACCGGTAAAAGTTCCGCCCGGCAAATCCAAGACGGTGTGCAGATTGCAGTTTTGCAATAGCTCTTTTCGCAAAGCAATGCTGGCATTATCGGTATTGCTCAAAAAGGTGTTTTTAATGACCACACCGGCTTTACCGCCAGCCTTCAAAATCTTAATAAAGTGCTGCAAAAAGAGTGAAGCGGTTTCTCCTGTTTTAATCGGGAAGTTTTGCTGCACTTCTGCTCGTTCCTTTCCACCAAAAGGCGGATTGGCAAGCACTATATCATAGCGGTCTTTTTCCTGTATGTCGGCCAGGTTTTCCGCAAGCGTATTGGTATGAATAATGTTAGGAGCTTCTACACCATGCAAAATCATATTCATAATGCCGATGATATAAGCCAGAGACTTTTTCTCCTTACCGTAAAAGGTGCGTTTTTGCAAGATTTCCCACTCTTTGCTGCTTAGTTCTTTCCCTGATTTCAGATAGTCGAATGCTTCGCACAAGAATCCTGCTGAACCAACTGCGCCATCATAAATTTTATCACCGATTTTAGGGGCAACCACTTTTACAATGGCGGAAATGAGCGGTCGGGGTGTATAATATTCACCGCCGTTTCGCCCGGCATTACCCATGTTTTTAATTTTGTCCTCATACAAATGACTCATTTCGTACTTCTCTGCATGGGTGCGAAAACTCAATTCGTCTATACGGTTTATGACTTCCCGCAAATTATAACCACTCTGTATGCGGTTTTTTAGCTCACTGAAGATCTCTCCAACTTTATATTCAATGGTATTGGCATTTTCGGCAGATAATTTGAATTTTTTGAGATAGGGGAATAGTTTCCCATTTACAAAGTCCAAAAGGTCGTCGCCCGTGAGTGCATTGTGGTCAAGCTTTCCATTCGCTAATTTTGGGGCAGCCCAAACGCTCCATTGGTACTTCTGGTCAATAATTGGTTTATATGTTTTCCCGGTAAGTTCGGCAGAGGTTGCACGATCACGCTCCAGATCATCCAAATATTTCAGGAACAATACCCATGATGTCTGTTCCACATAATCTAATTCACTACCACAGCCTGCATCTTTGTGAAGTATGTCGTCTATATTCTTAAAAGTCTGTTCAAACATTCGTTTTAATTTCAGTTTTTTTTAAAGCTTTACTTCAAAAAATAGTTAATAAGCCTACTTTTTTTTAAAATTCACTTTTGCCCTCAACAAACTTATCAATAAATTACTTTATATTCAATTTATACTGTAGACATTTAAGCTTTGCATTATAAAAGTATCAAAAATTTTTAAATTGGTATCTCCCAATAATCACCATCACCTCTCCCCCACTAAAATTCGCTTTCTTCCGGAGAAGTCTTTTAAAATTTCTATTTTTTTGAATCCCTTTGCTTCAAAAATCTCTTTGATTTCTTTGTGCAGATCGGGATGTATCTCTACTATTACTTTCCCTTTTTCTGTAAGTTGTTTTGCTCCGTAAGCTGCTATATTTCGGTAAAAAATACATGCATCCTCACCGGGAGGAAACAAAGCCGGCATAGGTTCAAAGTCCCTTACATGCTTTTCCAGCCCTTCCATTTCACTTTTTTTAACATAAGGAGGGTTGCTGACTATCAAATCCCAATATACATCCGAAGCTATTTCATCTTCTAAAAAGTCTGCTTGTAAAAAGTGAATATCAACACCCAACTTTTTTGCATTTTTTTTAGCTATATTCAACGCATCAGTACTGTTGTCAAGAGCTGTTACTTCTATATCCGGAAATTTATGCTTTAATGAAATAGCTATACATCCGCTACCGGTACCTACATCAAGTATTTTTTGTGGTTTTTCGGGAAAATTTTCAATCACACTATATGCTTTTACAACCAATTCCTCAGTCTCCGGCCTGGGAATCAAAACCCCTTCAGAAACCTCTAAGATGAAGTCTAAAAAATAGGCCTTCCCTATTACATATTGCACCGGACGTCCTTTTGACATTTCCGTTAAAAATGAATTTAGGCGGTTTATGCTTTTTTCTTCGGCTATGGTTTCCGGATTTGTCAGTAAAAAGTGCTTATTATAGCCAATTTCTTCAAAGAGAATGTATGCAATTTGTTCAGACTCTCTATCATCATAGTTCTGATTTAATGATTTAACTGCATCTTTAAACAGCTCAGCTATATTTTTATTCATAATGAAGTTTAAGGCATTAAAAGCCGGGTATGAAAAGCATTTTACAAAATTGTATGTTTTTAAGCATTTTTATAAATATTTAAGGGCTTTTTAAAATAGTAAAGAGCCTTATCCTTAATTTTACCCATTAATTGCAGGAATGGATTGATGAACGAATAAGAACTTTTAAATTAGATTTATCCAAAATCTTTTTAAAAACCAGATTTAGAAATTCAATCATTATTCTGCATTTTTAGCAGATACATAATTTAAAATGGATGAAAATTAAAAGAAGTCAGATATTAAAGGGTAAAAATAAATTTTTAAATTTAAAAATTGCCCGCCTACCCTCCGGAATTGAAATTCATATGGGAATTCACGTTTTCCGAAGTGAAAAAGAGGGTCCGGTAGTTTTACTTTCCGGTGGCTTGCATGGGGATGAAGTAAATGGCATTGAGATAGTTAGAAGATTCATAAACAGTAATATTCCGTCAAATTTATTGTGTGGAAGTATAGTAGCTATTCCAATTATTAATGTGTTTGGTTTTTTAAACTTTTCCAGAGAAGTTCCTGACGGTAAAGATGTTAACCGAAGTTTTCCCGGTTCCAAGGAAGGTTCTCTGGCAAGTCTGGTGGCTTATAATATTTCTGAGTATATTTTGCCGGTTATAGATTATGGCATAGACTATCATACCGGAGGAGCAAAGAGAGTTAACTTCCCGCAAGTGCGATACAATGTAAACGACCCTAAAGCTTTTGAATTAGCTCAAAAATTCGGTGTACCATTTATTTTAGGTAACGAAACTATCAGCGGCTCTTTAAGATGGCAGGCTGCAAAACAAGACAAGCCTATCATTGTTTATGAAGGAGGTGAATCTATGAGGATGGAAGAAGATGCTATTGAGCAAGCGCTTTTTGGAACAGAAAATGTATTAAAACATTTGGGCATGGTTGAGGGGGAATTGATAGAAAAAGAGTGTACACATATTAGTAAAAGTACCTGGATCCGCTCTCCCCGATCCGGTTTATATAGAGCCGAAAAGCTATCAGGAGATTATGTTCACAAAGGTGAAATTTTAGCTGTTATTTATGATCCTTTTGGGAAATATGCTTATCCTGTAAGTTCTAAACATGAAGGATATATTATCGGCCATAATAATCTGCCTGTTGTACATAAAGGGGACGCTCTCTTTCATTTGGGAATTAAAGACTAATAAAATCAATCAATTATGCGTAATTTACACTTTCTCTTAATCGTCCTTTTTTTGAACTCTTGCTCACAAAGCCGTGATATCGAAATTCCTGATCCTGATTTTTCAATAGCTCTGCCGGACAGAATGTATTTTAATAACCTAAAGTACTATAAGTATGACAGAGAAAAGGTTGATGCAAACAGGGAGCGCTTGAGCTTTAATTCTTTTTATGAAAACAAAAGTCTACCTCATTTCAGATTTTCATTTTTATATGATCAACCCGGTGGAAGAGCATTGCTGGAGTTAAAAGATTATAATTTTGAAGAAAATGCTGATAACGGCTTTTTTGAATATGCATTCTCTGACACCACCTATGTTTCAGGACATAAAACAAATGACCCTTTGCTGGCATTTCAAAACGGATATCTAAGCCTCAGAAATTTGAAAATGAATGGCAGCATCCATTTTATTGATGATGATAAAAATAGATTTCAATTGTATGAAGACGATGCAGAAAGAAAGAAAGTAATTGAGCTTCTAAGTGATTATTTTAAGCTGATAGATAAAATTTAAGCAGCTTTTTGAGAGGCTTTTGCTCTGAATTTCCGGCTTATAACCTTGATAAGCTTATAAAAAAGCAAAAAAATCAAGACTAAAACTACACTAATTATAATGTAAGACCACACATATAAAGGAATACCCTCTTCCTTGGTAATACGGTTTCCTGATATTTTATAGATTTCAGGGATGCCTCCGAATTCAGTTTGTAAAAAGCTGCTGTAATCAACCAGGGTTTCCCAAACTTTGAGTTCTTTTCCATTGCGAACTATAACCGTTTCGTCCAATTCTAAGACTTGTCCGTTTTTATCCTTAAAAATGATTTCCAAATGAGGTAATAAATCACCTACTAATGGCAGAAATGAAGCTATATAATAGTCTGCAACAACATGATAAAGCCTTTCTTCATTTTTTTCAATTAATAAGTAAGATTCATTGTATTCTAAATAATTACCGGTAAATAGTTCGGCTTTTTTTACCGCTTTATTAGCCGGAACAGGCAGATCCAAAACAGGTACTTTCAGCCATAAGGCTCTTCCGGGATCATAAGTGTATTTCATACCGGATATCTGTAGAAAAAAAATGTTTCCATAAATCTGTGATAACATGGTTGAGGCCTCTAAAACATTGTAAATCTCCTTTCCAGTTAAGTATATGGAAACTGCCGGATAGCCGGGTTTATCATCAGGGCCGGAGCCTAATCCGGATACAGTTACTATGTCAAAAAAAGTAATGTACCCTTTTCTTGAGGTAAGTTTTGCCGGGTTTATATTTGCTCTTATCACTCCGTTTCCTTGCAGTGCCACATCTACAACTTCGCCGGTAATAGATTCAGCAGTATGTCTCATAGCATCTGTTACAAAGTTTCCCAATGGAGTTTCCTGAAAAGAATCATCTCCTTTAACTGAAAAGTCACTGTAAACAAGATTTTTATCCACTCTGGTATATTGACTGTCGGTATAAGATGAAATAAAAGCATTTAACTTTAATTCATACTCTTCAACCATTTTAGCAACCAGAGGGTCTTCCTTTACAGAACTGTTTAATTTATAGAGATAAGGTATGTTTTTTTCTTCATTTATCAGGCTGAGTTTTTTATTCTTTTTATCAAAAGAAAACTCTAAAACTGCCAAATGAGAAAGATAATAATCAGGATGAAAAAGTATTGTTCCGTTAATAATTTCCGGTTTACTCATATAGGTATGACTATGACCTCCCAGCAATATATCTATCCCGCTCACTTTTTCAGCCAACACCCTATCTTCACCAATTCCGGAGTGCGTAATAGCAACTATCACATCCGCGCCCATCTCTCCAAGCGCATGAACCTGCTCTTTAGCAGTCTTTATAGAATTTCTAAAATCTACCGGCTCGGCATAAGGAGCCAGTGCTAAAGCACCTTCACCCAATAATCCGAAAATACCTACTTTAAGTCCGTTTTCCAGGGTATAAATTTTATTTTCTAAAATTTCAATGTCCCCTAATGGATGCCCTTCGGGAATTAAGATATTAGAGGAAATTACAGACATTTCCGGCGATGAATCTTTGTATCCGGCTCTTTCGAAATATTCAGCCAGAATATCAGGACCATAATCAAATTCATGATTTCCTATAGTCATAGCATCATATCCTATATGTTGCATAATCTCTATCTCCGGTGAAAAACCATCCAAAATTAACCAGGCATAAGGAGAGCCGCCCATTATATCACCTGATGATAGAAGTAAGGTGTTTTCAAAATTTCTTTGCATCCGGAATTCATTTACTAAAGTAGCTAAACGAGCAAAACCACCAATTGCATCAGTAGCTTTTTCAGCGCTGTAATCTGAATATGGAATAGGTTTTAAGTTTGAGTGTTCATCACTGGTGTGCATTAGCGTAAAAGTGTATTCCTCACTATCTGCACTAAGTTTTAATACGAAAAAGACACTAATAAAGAGAAATATTATTTTAAAATTCATTGAATCTATTTAAGTCTGTCAAAAAATATCTATTAAACGTCAGTAAATTTATGATTTTCATTTAAATAGGTGACTGAAAAAAACGAAAAAGTATTACTCTTAAAAAAATCACTTTGAAGTATAACTGGATTCTACATATCATAGTTAATAAAGAGTTTGTTTACTTTAAGCTTCTTTTTCTACAATTTGAGGAATCAAATCCACAAACATAAAAGATAATATACATATAGTTTTGTAAGCTATGTTTAAACATCTGTTTATCTATAGCTTTGACAATAGGTAGAGATTGGTACAATTATTTCAAAAAGTATTTATAATTATTTATTAAAAAAATTAAACTATGAAACTCACATTAAAAGGAAACTGGAACACGCTAAAAGGTAAGTTAAAGCAAAAATACGGAGAATTATCTGATGATGATTTAGCTTATACTGAAGGTAAAGAAGATGAATTGATTGGAAAAATTCAAAAAAAGACCGGAAAGGCAAAAGCCGAGATAATTAAATTCATTGAAGAGTCTACTGACGAACCTTCAAAAGCTTAAAAAGTATATTTATTAACTATAAAACTAAAAATGTTGATTATGAAAAGTTTTAAAAAACTATTTCCCCTATTACTTATGATTCCTGTTTTGATGTTCACTGCATGTGGTGAAGCTGACAGAACAGCAGAAACTACTTATGAAGAGGCTGAAGAAGAAGCTGAAACTATTATTGAAGATTTAGAAACTGCATATGATGATACAGAATATAATGTGCGTGATGAAGCAGAGAATACTTTAGCTGCTTTGGAAGATAAAATTGCAGATTTAAGAAGCGAAGTTGACCCTGACAAAGATTTGGATGAAGAAGTTGAAAAACAAATTGAAGAGTTAGAATCTTTGCATGAAGAACTATCAGAAAGTCTTGCTGAACTTGATAATTCAGAAGATGACACTTGGGATGAAATGGTTCAAAACCTGGAAGCAAGTCTGGAAGAAGTAAGAGAGTTTTTAGAAATGTAAATCACAACTAAAAACTAATCTCTAAGAAGGCACATAGTGAATATGTGCCTTCTTTTATTTTAAAGCAAAAGTTGTTTCTTTTTCAGATTTTAAAATGATATTTTCCAGGTCTTTAATAAAATTACCCAAATTATCATTGGTATTATTTAGCACTACTAAAGTGTGGTGATTATCAATATATCTTTTAAAAGAAGTTCTGAAACCTCCCCACCAACCATTGTGATAAATTACCTGATGTCCGTTAAGATCATCAAGTCTGTAGCCAAAGCCATATTTGATTTGGGTTTGATTTCTTCCGAGTAAAGTTGGCGCATAAGCCATTTCAAGACTTTCGTTGCTCAATAGTAATCCATTATATAAAACTTCGTCAAGTCTGTCTAAATCACTCAGTGTTGAAAACACTCCTTTATCTCCTAAAATCCCATCCATTGGACGCTCTGTTACAGGACGATAAAATCTTCTTTCCGGGATAAAGCTAATGGCAAGGTTTTCTTCTACTAATCTACGCTCACAACGATATGTAAATGTGTTGTTTAACCCGGCCGGTATAAAAATCCTTTCAGTTAAAAACTGAGAAAAAGGAACCTCGGCAACTCTTTCAACTACACTTGTAAGCAAAGCATAACCGGTATTTGAATAGGCATGTCTGGTTCCCGGTGTAAAATTCAGACCGGCCCGATTTCTTACCAAAATGCTGACCATATCCTCATTTGTAGGTAAAATTGGTGAGTTCCATTGTCTTTCCATAAACCACATATAATTGGAAATTCCGGAAGTATGATTTAATAACTGGCGAATGGTTATTCTGTCATGATGAAACTCAGGGATATATTCGGTAATCGAAGCATCCAAATCTATCAGACCTTCTTCATGCAAGATTAATATTGAAATTGCTGTAAATTGTTTGCTGACTGAAGCCAACTCAAAAATTGTTTCTTCTTCTAAAGGTATGCTGTTAGAATAATCACGGTAACCTTCAGAAAATCTGAAAATTGTTTCTCCTTTCTTTTTAATCAATACATTTCCTCTGAAACCATGTCTTTCAATAACTGATTCAAAGGCTTGTCTGTATTGATATCTATCCTCAGCAGTGAAATTGCTAAAGTAGTGTTGAGAATCTAAAAATCCAATAAATGATTCCTGGGATTTTTCTATATTGCTTTCGGCTACGTTTAAGAAAGAGGACATTAAAAGCGAAGTAAAAATACTTCCGAAAACAAAATGTTTGAGCATATAATTATTTTATTTCAAAGCTAATTAGAAAAAAAGCAAACTAACAAAAGATTTTCGTAAACTACCAACATAAATGTCTTAAATAAAGAAATATTGTGCAATTTAGTCAACAAAGAGCCTCAATTTTGTTTGAATATACGTTGGAAACATAATTGAGTTTCAAGTTTAAGGGTTTAAAATATTAGGTTTTGATATTTTTTTATTAAAATACAGATACTTCTTGAATTTCCTTTTGACAAAACTTTATTTTTGAATTTGTAATCTAAGTTTAATTAGCATGAGCGGTAATACTTACGGAAAAATATTTCAACTTTCAACTTTTGGTGAATCTCATGGGAAAGCTATTGGTGGTATAATTGACGGCTGCCCTCCCGGAATTGAGCTGGATTTTAAAGCTATTCAATATGAATTAAAGCGCAGAAAGCCCGGACAATCCAAAATCACAAGTCGGCGAAAAGAAGATGATGAAGTAGAGTTTCTTTCCGGTATTTTTGAAGGTAAAACTACCGGTACACCCATAGCTTTTATCATTATAAATAAAGATGCTAAAAGTGCAGACTATGAAGACTGGAAAGATTTATTCAGACCTTCTCACGCTGACTTTACTTATGAAATGAAATACGGCTTTAGAGATTACCGGGGCGGTGGCCGTGCTTCAGCCAGAGAGACAGCCGTAAGAGTGGTTGCAGGAGCTATCGCAAAACAAATTTTAAACCAATATGGTATTATTATAAAAGCATACGTCTCAGCTGTAGGTCCAATTGAATTAAACAAACACTACCGGGAAGTTGATTTACAGCTAACCGATAACTTTATTACACGTTGTCCGGATAAAGAAACTTCTGAAAAAATAGAAAAATATATTTTAAAATTGAAAAAAGCCGGTGACAGTACAGGCGGCATCATAAATTGTGTAATTCAAAATTGTATGCCCGGACTGGGAGAGCCTGTTTTTGACAAGCTGCATGCTGAATTGGGAAAAGCAATGCTCAGTATAAATGCAGTAAAAGGATTTGAAGTTGGAAGTGGATTTAAGGCCTCAGAAATGAAAGGCTCTGAACACAATGATTTATTTGTAAAAAAAGACGGTAAAATTAAAACTGAAACAAACTTTTCAGGTGGCATACAGGGCGGCATATCAAATGGTATGGATATCTTCTTCAGAACTGCGTTTAAACCGGTTGCTACGATTATGAAAGATCAGGAATCATTGGATAAAAGTGGTGAGGAAGTTACTATGAAAGCTCGTGGAAGACATGACCCATGCGTTGTTCCCAGAGCAGTCCCCATAGTTGAAGGCATGACTGCTTTGGTAATTTTGGACTTTGTTTTCAGAAAACTAGCAGTTTCTAAACCTATGCAATAAAACAATTGTTTATGGAGTATCTAAAGAAATCAAATTAAATGAATAAAATATTCAATAATCTAATACAAGCTCACAGACCATTAATTATTGCGGGTCCATGCAGTGCGGAAAATGAGAATCAGTTGATGGAAACGGCTCTTGCATTAAAAGATATAGAAGGCATGTTGCTTTTTAGAAGTGGCGTTTGGAAACCTCGCAGTCAACCCGGAAGTTTCAGTGGTATTGGAGAGAAAGCACTTGATTGGCTACAAAAAGTAAAAGCCACAACCGGACTGAAAATTACGGTTGAAGTAGGCAATGCAGCACAAACAGAAATGGCTTTAGAAAAAGGAGTTGATGTGGTTTGGATTGGTGCCAGAACAACAGTCAATCCATTTTATGTACAGGAAATTGCGGAAGTTTTGAAAGGCTCTAATATCCCCGTTCTGATTAAAAACCCGGTAACTCCCGACTTACCTCTTTGGATTGGCGCTGTTGAGCGTTTTCAAAAATCCGGACTTGATGATATAGCTGTTATTCACAGAGGTTTTTCGCTTTCTTCTTCTGCTCCATACAGAAATGCTCCTGAATGGCA
This region includes:
- a CDS encoding chorismate synthase → MSGNTYGKIFQLSTFGESHGKAIGGIIDGCPPGIELDFKAIQYELKRRKPGQSKITSRRKEDDEVEFLSGIFEGKTTGTPIAFIIINKDAKSADYEDWKDLFRPSHADFTYEMKYGFRDYRGGGRASARETAVRVVAGAIAKQILNQYGIIIKAYVSAVGPIELNKHYREVDLQLTDNFITRCPDKETSEKIEKYILKLKKAGDSTGGIINCVIQNCMPGLGEPVFDKLHAELGKAMLSINAVKGFEVGSGFKASEMKGSEHNDLFVKKDGKIKTETNFSGGIQGGISNGMDIFFRTAFKPVATIMKDQESLDKSGEEVTMKARGRHDPCVVPRAVPIVEGMTALVILDFVFRKLAVSKPMQ
- a CDS encoding SAM-dependent DNA methyltransferase → MFEQTFKNIDDILHKDAGCGSELDYVEQTSWVLFLKYLDDLERDRATSAELTGKTYKPIIDQKYQWSVWAAPKLANGKLDHNALTGDDLLDFVNGKLFPYLKKFKLSAENANTIEYKVGEIFSELKNRIQSGYNLREVINRIDELSFRTHAEKYEMSHLYEDKIKNMGNAGRNGGEYYTPRPLISAIVKVVAPKIGDKIYDGAVGSAGFLCEAFDYLKSGKELSSKEWEILQKRTFYGKEKKSLAYIIGIMNMILHGVEAPNIIHTNTLAENLADIQEKDRYDIVLANPPFGGKERAEVQQNFPIKTGETASLFLQHFIKILKAGGKAGVVIKNTFLSNTDNASIALRKELLQNCNLHTVLDLPGGTFTGAGVKTVVLFFEKGKPTQKVWFYQLNPGRNLGKTNPLNEKDLTEFVELQKLAMSEAEGTADSENSWTVNIKDIDQSTFDLSVKNPFKKEEAAIRTPKEILEEIKALDDESAEILDSIKHLI
- a CDS encoding succinylglutamate desuccinylase gives rise to the protein MKIKRSQILKGKNKFLNLKIARLPSGIEIHMGIHVFRSEKEGPVVLLSGGLHGDEVNGIEIVRRFINSNIPSNLLCGSIVAIPIINVFGFLNFSREVPDGKDVNRSFPGSKEGSLASLVAYNISEYILPVIDYGIDYHTGGAKRVNFPQVRYNVNDPKAFELAQKFGVPFILGNETISGSLRWQAAKQDKPIIVYEGGESMRMEEDAIEQALFGTENVLKHLGMVEGELIEKECTHISKSTWIRSPRSGLYRAEKLSGDYVHKGEILAVIYDPFGKYAYPVSSKHEGYIIGHNNLPVVHKGDALFHLGIKD
- a CDS encoding bifunctional metallophosphatase/5'-nucleotidase yields the protein MNFKIIFLFISVFFVLKLSADSEEYTFTLMHTSDEHSNLKPIPYSDYSAEKATDAIGGFARLATLVNEFRMQRNFENTLLLSSGDIMGGSPYAWLILDGFSPEIEIMQHIGYDAMTIGNHEFDYGPDILAEYFERAGYKDSSPEMSVISSNILIPEGHPLGDIEILENKIYTLENGLKVGIFGLLGEGALALAPYAEPVDFRNSIKTAKEQVHALGEMGADVIVAITHSGIGEDRVLAEKVSGIDILLGGHSHTYMSKPEIINGTILFHPDYYLSHLAVLEFSFDKKNKKLSLINEEKNIPYLYKLNSSVKEDPLVAKMVEEYELKLNAFISSYTDSQYTRVDKNLVYSDFSVKGDDSFQETPLGNFVTDAMRHTAESITGEVVDVALQGNGVIRANINPAKLTSRKGYITFFDIVTVSGLGSGPDDKPGYPAVSIYLTGKEIYNVLEASTMLSQIYGNIFFLQISGMKYTYDPGRALWLKVPVLDLPVPANKAVKKAELFTGNYLEYNESYLLIEKNEERLYHVVADYYIASFLPLVGDLLPHLEIIFKDKNGQVLELDETVIVRNGKELKVWETLVDYSSFLQTEFGGIPEIYKISGNRITKEEGIPLYVWSYIIISVVLVLIFLLFYKLIKVISRKFRAKASQKAA
- a CDS encoding CsbD family protein, which produces MKLTLKGNWNTLKGKLKQKYGELSDDDLAYTEGKEDELIGKIQKKTGKAKAEIIKFIEESTDEPSKA
- a CDS encoding restriction endonuclease subunit S — protein: MKQVKMSELELKGFKDDKMAKKKNGKILKSSNPKNLNADNMKEGWEIKKLGEVCDTGAGGTPLKAHKDYYEGGTIPWLMSGEVSQGEIFKARNFITEKGLKNSSAKLFPINTVLVAMYGATAGQVGILKFEACTNQAVCGILPNNKTIPEYLFYCFLSKKEELVSQAVGGAQPNISQIKIRNTKIPLPPLPEQQRIVSILDTCFAAIDKAKSNAEHNLKNAKALFESYLQGMFEKKGDGW
- a CDS encoding DNA-binding protein, whose amino-acid sequence is MKDEIILYRPDELAEHIEVRIDEKTETIWLTQQQIAELFGTQRPAITKHLGNIFKAGELDENVVSSILEHTTPHGAIKGKTQNVKVKYYNIDAVLSVGYRVNSVRATQFRIWATRVLKDYLLKGYAINNRMNRLEDNVEDLRNKVDKIELHVSTHQIPNQGVFFDGQVFDAYELASKIIRSAKKSIVLIDNYIDENALTHLAKKGKGVNALLLTKTINKQLKLDIKIANEQYGGFEAKPFTQSHDRFLIIDGKDVYHLGASLKDLGKKWFAFSKLEAKSVEGIMNEIKGLI
- the prmC gene encoding peptide chain release factor N(5)-glutamine methyltransferase, which codes for MNKNIAELFKDAVKSLNQNYDDRESEQIAYILFEEIGYNKHFLLTNPETIAEEKSINRLNSFLTEMSKGRPVQYVIGKAYFLDFILEVSEGVLIPRPETEELVVKAYSVIENFPEKPQKILDVGTGSGCIAISLKHKFPDIEVTALDNSTDALNIAKKNAKKLGVDIHFLQADFLEDEIASDVYWDLIVSNPPYVKKSEMEGLEKHVRDFEPMPALFPPGEDACIFYRNIAAYGAKQLTEKGKVIVEIHPDLHKEIKEIFEAKGFKKIEILKDFSGRKRILVGER
- a CDS encoding class A beta-lactamase-related serine hydrolase, whose translation is MLKHFVFGSIFTSLLMSSFLNVAESNIEKSQESFIGFLDSQHYFSNFTAEDRYQYRQAFESVIERHGFRGNVLIKKKGETIFRFSEGYRDYSNSIPLEEETIFELASVSKQFTAISILILHEEGLIDLDASITEYIPEFHHDRITIRQLLNHTSGISNYMWFMERQWNSPILPTNEDMVSILVRNRAGLNFTPGTRHAYSNTGYALLTSVVERVAEVPFSQFLTERIFIPAGLNNTFTYRCERRLVEENLAISFIPERRFYRPVTERPMDGILGDKGVFSTLSDLDRLDEVLYNGLLLSNESLEMAYAPTLLGRNQTQIKYGFGYRLDDLNGHQVIYHNGWWGGFRTSFKRYIDNHHTLVVLNNTNDNLGNFIKDLENIILKSEKETTFALK